ACTTTACTGACCgtatgcaaacacatttttcttctcTATACGTCAACACTTATTTTACTTCCAAAggacatatttattattatatttattattatattattacattagaaaataaaagaatactttTTCTCCTCCTGTAGATCCCAGAACTATGGTCGCTAATGGAAAGAAATGTTACTATTGTGATGAAAAGAGCTGCTCAAACATAATGAGCTGTTCAGGGACTGAAGACGGCTGCATCACTGTAACATTCAAGAATCTGAAGGAACAAGCTTCAAGTCATTACCAGCCAACGGCTTTAAAGGGCTGTATcactaaaaacatttgtgattcAATGGCATTCAAACTAATGGTGTGGAGGACATCTCATGTTGTTTGGGATGCCTATATAATGGTGCTGAGAACATCTCTCGTTCAGAGCGTCTCTCACAGCTTCCTGTTCCTCTTCTGTTCTCTGCTCTCCTTCATCCTGCTGCGCTGAACCCAGACGCTAATGTTTACTCAAACATTAGTTTGCCATTGATCTGCTTATAGTAAATGAGGCAAGTGTGTATTTTAGGGCatgagaaaattattttttatagctttttttattccGTTCCTGATACATGATGAACTTGCGTGTCTCTGTTGTTCTTCTTTTCGTTTTTCTCACCGGAGGTATAAAAAACAGCAAGTATTTAATTCTACATTATCTGGTACACATAGAGAGGTCACTAaatgtctttctctgtctttaaGGACACTCTCTGAAGTGTTACACGTGCTTCCCTGCTCTGGGAGGTGCCTGTGAAGCAAAAGTGGAGACATGTAAAGGTGGATTTTGTCAAAGCATAACAACAGAACAAACAACTGGTAAGTCCAGGATGATGAGAAAATATACAGTCATAGTTTACTGAAAGTAATGCTGTAtggaaataattatttgtttcattaattatattttattttgcaggttCCAGTAAGATGTCGATCACAGTTAAAGGGTGTGCAGCTACATGTGAAGCTGGGACCCAGCAGCTCCCGACCGGGACAGTAACTACCCGCTGCTGTGACACTGACCTCTGCAACGCAGCAGGTATTGACTTTAGATGATCATGTGCTGATCTGCATCTATTTGCAactattacagaaaaaacataaTTGAACATCATtgttcaaaaaaactaaatattaaaataattcaatagtGCAAATTAGAAAAGTATtgcctggtttgtttttaaatagattaaaattgaataattgatcatcaatacattttttaaaatactattattattattattattattattattattattattattattattatcggtaattacattattgttttgtttagatgGCGTGTATAAGGGAAGCTTCCTCTTGCTGTCGTCTCCTCTTCTCTTCTACTTCCTGTTTCAGTGAGTCCTGCCGTACCGCAGACTCCACATCAACCACGGCAAAAACAGAACAGGATGCACGATTTTATGTAATGGTatgctttactgaataaagctTGTTTGTTGAATTGCTGTTGTTTGGTTACTCATAAACACATCTCTTGGATGAGACATTGGGAAGGTTCACTTTTTCATAGAGGGGCCACATggtttagatttagttttttccctTCATTATAAAAAACGTTgcttaaaaactgcatgttgtgtttacttgtcTTTGATtaatctttgattaatatttaaatttgtttgatgatctgaaacatgaAAGAGTGACAAACacgcaaaaaaagaaaacacatggTTATCCAGTCAAAGTATTGAAATGCTtagaaacaatataaatataaaccataCCAAGACGACTTACAAGATAAGCAGGTTTATTTTCTTAAGTGACATAACCAAACCACAGACACAAGTGTCACAAATCACACACCCCTCACATATAGACCAAACAGCAGATATAACTGAAGTATGTGTTCTGAGAAATCACGTTTGTTTGGGACATTGTACAAATGGTACAGAATTTGGTCGGACAGCAGCAGTATCTCTACTGCCTCCCTTGAGCTGAATTGAAATGCCTTGAAATAGTGATCTGAAAGTATAAAAGTATGGTGACTCGTGAGTTTAACAagattaaagacatttaatatttcaaaaagctGTTTTGTGTGGACAAAGTTCTCAGGCTGAACTCAAGCACAAACACATGATGCTGAGACAGAATTAATCTTCTCTACAGTTGGACTGAAGTATATCTGCAGTATGTATACGGCAGCATGGACTTTTTCTTGTTGTGCTCGCCTCTTCTAGTGGACTGTGGGAGCCTCAGAGGCTCTACCAAAAGCAGCCAGCTACTATCGTCAGAACTACCCATTCAGTAAGACTGGAAAGCTGgtgaggtgattgaaccctcttagggtggcagaaggtctgccggggaaacacgggACTCTGGGGCTATACCATGGAAATACACAGTTGAAGTCCTCTtcacatggctcccagccctctaCTGGTTCTCACAGATTCATCAAGTAGGGGCCTGGCGCCAGACACTCTActacatctgg
The sequence above is drawn from the Puntigrus tetrazona isolate hp1 unplaced genomic scaffold, ASM1883169v1 S000000116, whole genome shotgun sequence genome and encodes:
- the LOC122332583 gene encoding prostate stem cell antigen, which gives rise to MMNLRVSVVLLFVFLTGGHSLKCYTCFPALGGACEAKVETCKGGFCQSITTEQTTGSSKMSITVKGCAATCEAGTQQLPTGTVTTRCCDTDLCNAADGVYKGSFLLLSSPLLFYFLFQ